A single window of Bradyrhizobium daqingense DNA harbors:
- a CDS encoding glutathione S-transferase family protein, translating into MAALKLAIGNKNYSSWSMRPWLALRANDIPFVETVIPLYTDNPADKEQILSFSRAGKVPVLVDGDITVWDSLAIIEYIAERYPEKKLWPDDVAARAHARSVCAEMHSGFMALRNECGMNLHRSVRPVTLSADAKANIARVQEIWRECRTRYGTNGPFLFGRFGAADAMYAPVVHRFRTYAIEVTPETKAYMETMLALPAFQEWTRDGLAETLRIAKFEDA; encoded by the coding sequence ATGGCTGCACTGAAACTCGCGATCGGCAACAAGAATTACTCGTCATGGTCGATGCGGCCCTGGCTCGCGCTGCGTGCCAACGACATCCCGTTCGTGGAGACCGTCATCCCGCTCTACACGGACAATCCCGCCGACAAGGAGCAGATCCTGTCCTTCAGCCGCGCCGGCAAGGTGCCGGTGCTGGTCGACGGCGACATCACGGTGTGGGATTCGCTCGCCATCATCGAATACATCGCCGAGCGCTATCCGGAGAAGAAGCTCTGGCCCGACGACGTTGCCGCGCGCGCCCACGCCCGGTCGGTGTGCGCGGAAATGCATTCCGGCTTCATGGCCTTGCGCAACGAATGCGGCATGAACCTGCACCGCTCGGTGCGGCCCGTGACGCTGTCGGCGGATGCCAAGGCCAATATCGCGCGCGTGCAGGAGATCTGGCGCGAATGCCGCACGCGCTACGGGACGAACGGGCCGTTCCTGTTCGGCCGCTTCGGTGCGGCGGATGCGATGTACGCACCCGTCGTGCACCGCTTCCGCACCTACGCGATCGAGGTCACGCCCGAGACCAAAGCCTATATGGAGACGATGCTGGCGCTGCCGGCGTTCCAGGAATGGACCCGGGACGGGCTCGCCGAAACGCTTCGCAT
- a CDS encoding DUF599 domain-containing protein: MSRHWVDITAVGFFIVEWLVYALTLEHSAYGRDSLSARMNRYREVWVRRLLDRDTRMVDMQIMASLQNGTAFFASTSLFALGGALALLHATNDAITILSKLPVDLSTSPAMWELKCVGLVLICVYAFFKFAWAYRLFNYVAILFGGMPPADQRDTPEAEAHVVRTSRLFESAGRHFNRGQRAFFFALGYLGWFVSPWVLFVTTAAVVVVTWRRQFASSAWAAMAPEVANGGETRRGH; this comes from the coding sequence ATGAGCAGGCACTGGGTCGACATCACCGCCGTCGGCTTCTTCATCGTCGAATGGCTGGTCTATGCGCTGACGCTGGAGCATTCGGCCTATGGACGCGACAGCCTGTCCGCGCGCATGAACCGCTATCGGGAGGTCTGGGTGCGCCGCCTGCTCGACCGCGATACCCGCATGGTCGACATGCAGATCATGGCCTCGCTCCAGAACGGCACGGCCTTCTTCGCCTCCACCAGCCTGTTCGCACTCGGCGGCGCACTGGCGCTGCTGCACGCAACCAACGATGCGATCACGATCCTGAGCAAGCTGCCGGTCGATCTCAGCACCTCGCCGGCGATGTGGGAGCTGAAATGCGTCGGCCTCGTGCTGATCTGCGTCTATGCCTTCTTCAAATTCGCCTGGGCCTACCGCCTGTTCAACTACGTCGCGATCTTGTTCGGCGGCATGCCGCCTGCCGACCAGCGCGACACGCCCGAGGCTGAAGCCCATGTCGTCCGCACCTCGCGCCTGTTCGAATCCGCCGGCCGCCACTTCAACCGCGGCCAACGCGCTTTCTTCTTCGCGCTCGGATATCTCGGCTGGTTCGTCAGCCCCTGGGTGCTGTTCGTGACGACGGCCGCCGTGGTGGTCGTGACCTGGCGCAGGCAGTTCGCGTCGAGCGCGTGGGCCGCGATGGCGCCGGAGGTGGCGAATGGCGGGGAGACGAGGCGCGGTCATTGA
- a CDS encoding aldo/keto reductase, giving the protein MLFVEANGARIPAIGLGSWELSGRLAARVVEQALRLGYRHIDTAQAYENEREVGDGLRASGVRRDDIFLTTKVWTNHFAPHDLERSVKESLARMRLPNVDLLLLHWPNSHVPLAETLGALSHAKTMGLTRHIGVSNFTVALIEQAVASSPEPLVCNQVEYHPYLDQAKVRAACDRHGLALVAYSPIAKGRIKSDRTLMEIGRTHRKSPAQVCLRWLVQQNVAAIPRTSRVERLSENIEIFDFELSDDEMGRIAALANPQGRLTDFGFAPKWD; this is encoded by the coding sequence ATGCTGTTCGTCGAGGCCAATGGTGCAAGGATTCCGGCGATCGGGCTGGGGAGCTGGGAGCTGAGTGGAAGGCTTGCCGCCCGCGTGGTCGAGCAGGCGCTGCGGCTCGGCTATCGCCACATCGACACCGCGCAGGCCTATGAGAACGAGCGCGAGGTCGGCGATGGCTTGCGGGCCTCGGGCGTGCGCCGCGACGACATCTTCCTGACCACGAAAGTCTGGACCAACCATTTCGCGCCTCATGACCTCGAGCGTTCGGTCAAGGAGAGCCTCGCCCGCATGCGGCTTCCCAACGTCGACCTGTTGCTGCTGCACTGGCCTAATTCGCACGTGCCGCTGGCGGAGACGCTCGGCGCGCTGTCGCATGCGAAGACGATGGGCCTGACCCGGCACATCGGCGTCTCCAATTTCACGGTGGCGCTGATCGAGCAGGCGGTGGCGTCGTCACCCGAGCCACTCGTCTGCAACCAAGTCGAATATCATCCTTACCTGGACCAGGCGAAGGTGAGGGCGGCCTGCGATCGGCACGGCCTTGCCCTCGTCGCCTACAGTCCCATCGCCAAGGGGCGCATCAAGAGCGACCGGACGCTCATGGAGATCGGCCGCACCCATCGTAAATCGCCGGCACAGGTGTGCCTGCGCTGGCTGGTGCAGCAGAATGTCGCTGCGATCCCGCGCACCTCCCGCGTCGAACGCCTGTCGGAAAACATCGAAATCTTCGATTTCGAGCTGTCCGACGACGAGATGGGCCGGATCGCCGCGCTCGCCAATCCGCAAGGCCGCCTGACCGATTTCGGCTTCGCGCCGAAATGGGATTGA
- a CDS encoding helix-turn-helix domain-containing protein, translating into MGMRLRLKADGRIVELRDGQEFPVQPAADAAPAVASSLAVRDLRRRACLTQMEFAAKLGVPVETIRNWEQGKRAPRGPARALLAVIAHAPDTVFQALAKV; encoded by the coding sequence ATGGGCATGCGGTTGCGGCTGAAGGCGGACGGACGGATCGTTGAATTGCGGGACGGGCAGGAGTTTCCGGTCCAGCCCGCGGCCGATGCCGCGCCGGCGGTTGCGAGCTCGCTCGCGGTGCGCGATTTGCGCCGGCGCGCCTGCCTCACCCAGATGGAGTTCGCCGCAAAGCTCGGCGTCCCCGTCGAGACCATCCGCAACTGGGAGCAGGGCAAGCGCGCCCCGCGGGGACCGGCCCGCGCGCTGCTCGCCGTGATCGCGCATGCGCCCGATACGGTGTTCCAGGCGCTCGCCAAGGTCTGA
- the mgtE gene encoding magnesium transporter, with amino-acid sequence MNEHMDVAPSAADSVLDHVPMRNEDGDIRHEFVEEIARAIEAADSAQLRAIVAELHEADLGDLIGALEPDDRVRLVELTGRDFDFSALNEVDEAVREEILEELPPETVAEGVRELESDDAVELLETLDAEDQEEILEKLPLKERVALERSLLYPENSAGRRMQTEFIAVPQEFTVGQAIDYMRETPDLPDRFYEIYVVDKDQHWQGAVPLDVLLRARRPVPLTELTDEDRRRVSVLEDQEEVARMFGKYNLVAAPVLDTQDRLVGVITVDDVVDVIEEEADEDLKALGGVTSDEELSDTFLTIARGRFNWLLVNLATAFLASSVLGLFEGQLEKMVALAVLAPIVASQGGNAATQTMTVAVRALATRELGSFNAWRVVMREALVGLVNGLAFAVITGIAAVAWFKIPGLGIVIGLAIICNLVAGALGGILIPMALDRVRADPAVASGTFVTTVTDVVGFFSFLGIATLWFGLK; translated from the coding sequence ATGAATGAACATATGGACGTTGCCCCATCCGCCGCGGATTCGGTACTCGACCACGTGCCGATGCGCAACGAGGACGGCGACATCAGGCACGAATTCGTTGAGGAAATCGCGCGTGCGATCGAGGCCGCTGACTCGGCGCAGCTGCGCGCGATCGTCGCGGAGCTGCACGAGGCCGACCTCGGCGACCTCATCGGCGCATTGGAGCCCGACGACCGCGTCCGTCTGGTCGAACTGACCGGGCGAGACTTCGACTTCTCCGCGCTGAACGAGGTCGACGAGGCCGTGCGCGAGGAGATCCTCGAGGAGCTGCCGCCGGAGACGGTCGCGGAAGGTGTCCGCGAGCTCGAATCCGACGACGCGGTCGAGCTCCTGGAAACCCTCGACGCCGAGGACCAGGAGGAAATCCTCGAGAAGCTGCCGCTGAAGGAGCGCGTCGCGCTCGAGCGCAGTCTGCTCTATCCGGAGAACTCCGCCGGCCGCCGGATGCAGACCGAGTTCATCGCCGTGCCCCAGGAGTTCACCGTAGGCCAGGCGATCGACTATATGCGCGAGACGCCGGATCTGCCCGACCGCTTCTACGAGATCTACGTCGTCGACAAGGACCAGCACTGGCAGGGGGCGGTGCCGCTCGACGTGCTCTTGCGCGCCCGCCGCCCGGTGCCGCTCACCGAGCTCACCGACGAGGATCGCCGCCGCGTCTCCGTCCTGGAGGACCAGGAGGAGGTGGCGCGCATGTTCGGCAAGTACAATCTCGTCGCCGCGCCCGTGCTCGACACCCAGGACCGCCTGGTCGGCGTCATCACCGTCGACGACGTCGTCGACGTCATCGAGGAGGAGGCCGACGAGGACCTCAAGGCGCTCGGCGGCGTCACCAGCGACGAAGAGCTCTCGGACACGTTTCTCACCATCGCGCGCGGCCGCTTCAACTGGCTGCTGGTCAATCTCGCCACCGCCTTCCTCGCATCCTCCGTGCTCGGCCTGTTCGAGGGGCAGCTCGAGAAGATGGTGGCGCTCGCCGTGCTGGCGCCGATCGTGGCGAGCCAGGGCGGCAATGCCGCCACCCAGACCATGACCGTCGCGGTGCGGGCGCTGGCGACCCGCGAGCTCGGCTCCTTCAACGCCTGGCGCGTGGTGATGCGCGAGGCGCTGGTCGGCCTCGTCAACGGACTCGCCTTTGCCGTGATCACCGGCATCGCCGCGGTGGCCTGGTTCAAGATCCCGGGCCTCGGCATCGTCATCGGGCTTGCCATCATCTGCAACCTCGTCGCCGGCGCGCTCGGCGGCATCCTGATCCCGATGGCGCTCGACCGCGTCAGGGCGGATCCTGCGGTAGCGTCCGGCACCTTCGTCACCACCGTGACCGACGTCGTCGGCTTCTTCTCCTTCCTCGGCATCGCGACGCTCTGGTTCGGATTGAAGTAG
- a CDS encoding polysaccharide deacetylase family protein, whose protein sequence is MALGALLAGLIGASPLQAAECPRKDALGTSRVLSVDAKTTPRVGLKSFPQTLPLADREVVLTFDDGPNPPTTSRVLAALAQECVRATFFLIGLHASQHPDMVKRIAREGHTIGHHTFSHPFMARIPLDKAKSEIDRGMAADEMALKGASTTTPSTPFFRFPYFESTPALLDLLQSRGIVVFGADLWASDWTEITPEQELKLVTERLAAAGKGIILFHDPKARTAAIMPAFLQYLRENGYRVVHIVPAGTAQKTTDAR, encoded by the coding sequence ATGGCGCTGGGCGCGTTGCTGGCCGGCCTCATCGGTGCGAGCCCGCTTCAAGCTGCCGAGTGCCCGCGCAAGGACGCGCTCGGCACCTCGCGGGTGCTGAGCGTCGATGCGAAGACCACGCCGCGCGTGGGCCTGAAGAGCTTTCCGCAGACGCTGCCGCTCGCCGATCGCGAGGTCGTGCTGACCTTCGACGACGGGCCGAACCCGCCGACGACATCGAGGGTGCTGGCGGCGCTGGCGCAGGAATGCGTGCGCGCGACCTTCTTCCTGATCGGCCTGCACGCCTCCCAGCATCCAGACATGGTCAAGCGCATCGCCCGCGAGGGCCACACCATCGGCCATCACACCTTCTCGCATCCGTTCATGGCGCGGATCCCGCTCGACAAGGCGAAGAGCGAGATCGACCGCGGCATGGCGGCCGACGAGATGGCACTGAAGGGCGCTTCGACGACGACGCCCTCGACGCCGTTCTTCCGCTTCCCCTATTTCGAATCGACGCCGGCGCTGCTCGACCTGCTCCAGAGCCGCGGCATCGTCGTGTTCGGGGCGGACCTGTGGGCCAGCGACTGGACCGAGATCACGCCGGAGCAGGAATTGAAGCTCGTTACCGAGCGCCTGGCCGCCGCGGGCAAAGGCATCATCCTCTTCCACGACCCCAAGGCGCGCACGGCCGCGATCATGCCAGCGTTCCTGCAATATCTGAGGGAAAACGGCTATCGGGTGGTTCACATCGTGCCGGCGGGCACAGCACAGAAGACTACCGACGCGCGCTGA
- a CDS encoding polysaccharide deacetylase family protein, with amino-acid sequence MIGSGVVLRTRSWTALGQSLGLSLGLLLALLTTASPAALAADCPGRPDALGTSRTLVVDPREHPLIGTMQYRETLPLKDHEVVLTFDDGPIPKYSNQVLQILADECIKATFFIVGNQAKANPEGVRKLVAAGHTVGTHSMDHPLTFDRMPVEKAEAEINGGIEWTKAAMTDPSKLAPFFRIPGLMRAEGVENLLISRGIQVWSADFPADDWRPVSSDRVYQLAIQRLEAKGKGILLLHDIQARTVAALPKIIRDLKAKGYRIVHVVPATADRPATPTTPVEWLLHPPTETTPIARWPRVPNFVFAQIKTLPAPLLADLNAQAEHQPLLPRRTKGQVDVASVLPVPGRDLFAIPEGSVEVLLSTTLSRRAATRLAMAAEKPRPAKDKVAKGKTARLQVKLQGHRTAHAAHGTPKHSAQADSPAPTSTPPKTAAPRPTRVASLKKRA; translated from the coding sequence ATGATCGGAAGTGGCGTTGTTTTGCGGACGCGATCGTGGACCGCCCTTGGCCAATCCCTTGGCCTATCCCTTGGCCTCTTGTTGGCATTGCTGACCACCGCTTCGCCGGCGGCGCTCGCGGCCGACTGTCCGGGTCGCCCGGATGCGCTCGGCACGTCCCGGACCCTCGTGGTCGATCCGCGCGAGCATCCGCTGATCGGCACCATGCAGTACCGCGAGACGCTGCCGCTGAAGGACCATGAAGTGGTCCTGACCTTCGATGACGGTCCGATACCGAAATATTCCAACCAGGTGCTCCAGATCCTCGCGGACGAGTGCATCAAGGCGACCTTCTTCATCGTCGGCAACCAGGCCAAGGCCAATCCGGAAGGCGTGCGCAAACTGGTCGCGGCAGGCCACACCGTCGGCACGCACAGCATGGACCATCCGCTGACATTCGACCGGATGCCGGTCGAGAAGGCTGAAGCCGAGATCAATGGCGGCATCGAATGGACCAAGGCCGCGATGACCGATCCGTCCAAGCTGGCGCCCTTTTTCCGCATTCCCGGCCTGATGCGTGCCGAAGGCGTCGAGAACCTGCTGATCTCCCGCGGCATCCAGGTCTGGAGCGCCGATTTCCCGGCCGACGATTGGCGCCCCGTCTCGTCCGACCGCGTCTATCAGCTCGCGATCCAGCGGCTGGAGGCCAAGGGCAAGGGCATCCTGCTGCTGCACGACATCCAGGCCCGCACGGTGGCGGCGCTGCCGAAGATCATCCGCGACCTCAAGGCGAAGGGCTATCGCATCGTGCACGTGGTGCCGGCGACCGCCGACCGGCCGGCGACGCCGACCACGCCGGTGGAATGGCTGCTGCATCCACCGACCGAGACGACACCGATCGCGCGCTGGCCGCGCGTGCCGAACTTCGTGTTCGCACAGATCAAGACCCTGCCGGCGCCCCTGCTCGCCGATCTCAATGCGCAGGCTGAGCATCAGCCGCTGCTGCCGCGCCGGACCAAGGGTCAGGTAGACGTCGCATCCGTCCTGCCCGTGCCCGGCCGCGATCTGTTCGCGATCCCGGAAGGCTCGGTCGAGGTGCTGCTGTCGACGACATTGTCGCGGCGCGCCGCGACGCGGCTTGCGATGGCGGCGGAAAAGCCTCGTCCCGCCAAGGACAAAGTGGCAAAGGGCAAGACAGCCAGGTTGCAGGTCAAGCTGCAGGGCCACCGGACGGCGCATGCCGCGCACGGGACACCGAAGCACTCCGCCCAGGCCGACAGCCCAGCGCCGACGAGCACTCCGCCCAAGACCGCAGCGCCGCGTCCGACCCGCGTTGCCAGCCTGAAGAAGCGCGCGTGA
- a CDS encoding NAD(P)/FAD-dependent oxidoreductase: MTSAPPLDCLIVGGGPAGLMAAIYLARFRRSVCVVDAGASRAALIPRSHNVPGFVHGLSGVELIDRMSAQLEELAVTRVTSEVTALQRHERGFRATWDGGLHDAATVVLACGIVDTHPPFAEWRAAVADGLLRYCPICDAFEARGRRIGVVGPLDRAAGKALFLRGYSQDVTLLAIGPDDAKGVTSELTDAGVGIVFAPDLHLMRRDGGVETVFADGRTAQFDIVYPAMGAEVRSQLAMALGADHTADGHLKVDDHQRTSIDGLYGIGDVVTDLHQISVAFGHAAISACTIHNSLPQRFA; encoded by the coding sequence ATGACCAGCGCGCCCCCGCTCGATTGCCTGATCGTCGGGGGCGGCCCGGCCGGGCTGATGGCGGCAATTTATCTCGCGCGATTCCGCCGCAGCGTCTGTGTCGTGGACGCCGGTGCGAGCAGGGCGGCGCTGATCCCGCGCAGTCACAATGTCCCGGGCTTTGTCCATGGCCTGTCCGGCGTCGAGTTGATCGACCGCATGTCGGCGCAACTGGAGGAGCTCGCCGTCACGCGCGTGACGTCGGAGGTCACCGCTCTGCAGCGGCACGAGCGCGGCTTTCGAGCGACATGGGACGGCGGCTTGCACGACGCCGCCACCGTCGTTCTCGCCTGCGGCATCGTCGACACCCATCCGCCCTTCGCCGAATGGCGCGCGGCGGTCGCGGACGGGCTGCTGCGCTACTGTCCGATCTGCGACGCCTTCGAGGCGCGCGGCCGCCGTATCGGCGTCGTCGGCCCGCTCGATCGTGCTGCCGGCAAGGCGCTGTTCCTGCGCGGCTACTCGCAAGACGTGACGCTGCTCGCAATCGGGCCGGACGACGCGAAGGGCGTAACGTCGGAGCTGACTGACGCGGGTGTGGGCATCGTGTTCGCGCCCGACCTGCACCTGATGCGACGAGACGGCGGCGTCGAAACCGTCTTCGCCGACGGACGCACGGCGCAGTTCGACATCGTCTATCCAGCGATGGGTGCGGAGGTCCGCTCGCAGCTCGCGATGGCGCTGGGGGCGGACCACACTGCAGATGGCCATTTGAAGGTCGACGACCATCAGCGCACCTCGATCGACGGTCTCTACGGTATCGGCGACGTCGTCACCGATCTGCACCAGATCTCGGTCGCCTTCGGCCACGCCGCGATTTCCGCCTGCACCATCCACAACAGCCTGCCGCAGCGCTTTGCCTGA
- a CDS encoding flavodoxin family protein gives MTEADVRKGMPPVKLSREEFERRYRGQFVDPAFALLQGELDAIVSAAWDAYSHSRKAPKTRKAGTGFSDPDYDIAIDWLDARAKILEAQRRHDDADETPRILIINGSARSEHTCPGEMSKTWRLVKLAEPVFVEMGFAVDLLDLSRLASEFGKNIHPCKSCVGTAMPLCHWPCSCYPNYSLGQTGDWMNEIYPLWVAAHGILIVTPVNWYHVPSGLKAMMDRMVCADGGNPDPTSTHGKKAAEAKAMELKGWSYPRHLAGRHFGIVVHGDAVGAEGVRRALSDWLTDMQLISAGRYAEHDGYLGYMEPYATSHRALDDDREFQQEVQNAARALGNAVRLARSGRLEDPGARLLDPNPK, from the coding sequence ATGACGGAAGCCGACGTTCGCAAGGGGATGCCGCCCGTCAAGCTGTCGCGCGAGGAATTCGAGCGGCGTTACAGGGGCCAGTTCGTCGATCCCGCCTTTGCGCTCTTGCAAGGCGAACTCGATGCCATCGTCAGCGCCGCCTGGGATGCTTACAGCCATTCCCGAAAGGCGCCGAAGACACGGAAAGCAGGCACGGGCTTCTCCGATCCCGATTATGACATCGCCATCGATTGGCTCGATGCGCGCGCAAAAATCCTGGAAGCGCAGCGGCGGCACGACGATGCGGACGAGACCCCGCGCATTCTCATCATCAACGGCTCCGCCCGCAGCGAGCACACCTGTCCCGGCGAGATGTCCAAGACCTGGCGGCTGGTCAAGCTGGCCGAGCCTGTGTTCGTCGAGATGGGATTTGCCGTCGACCTCCTCGATCTGTCGCGGCTCGCCTCGGAGTTCGGCAAGAACATCCACCCTTGCAAATCCTGCGTCGGCACCGCGATGCCGCTGTGCCACTGGCCGTGCAGCTGCTACCCGAACTATTCGCTGGGACAGACCGGCGACTGGATGAACGAGATCTACCCGCTCTGGGTCGCAGCGCACGGCATCCTGATCGTGACCCCCGTGAACTGGTATCACGTGCCCTCGGGCCTCAAGGCGATGATGGACCGCATGGTCTGCGCCGACGGCGGCAATCCCGATCCGACCTCGACCCACGGCAAGAAGGCTGCCGAGGCCAAGGCGATGGAGCTGAAGGGCTGGTCCTATCCGCGCCATCTCGCCGGCCGGCATTTCGGCATCGTCGTCCACGGCGATGCGGTCGGCGCCGAGGGCGTGCGCCGCGCCTTGTCCGACTGGCTCACCGATATGCAGTTGATCTCGGCGGGGCGCTACGCCGAGCACGACGGCTACCTCGGTTATATGGAGCCCTATGCGACCTCGCATCGCGCGCTCGATGACGACCGCGAATTCCAGCAGGAGGTGCAGAATGCAGCGCGCGCGCTCGGCAACGCGGTTCGGCTGGCGCGGAGCGGGCGGCTCGAAGACCCCGGCGCCCGCCTTTTGGATCCAAACCCGAAATGA
- a CDS encoding Crp/Fnr family transcriptional regulator — protein MPLSTSDRSLVEPVFRRLNVLRPLSAEARGLLEYAMVEGLQRAGPGEDLISEGDPVNSVRVVLSGWLCRYKTLEDGRRQIVNFIFPGETCDAHAFLLSVMDHSIATLTPAVYAEITRARFERLTWEDRALAEAFWCETLVNNAIQREWAINLGRRVALERVAHLFCEIFERLRPVGMTDGRSCNMPITQMDMADATGLSVVHLNRTVQELRASGLIVLRDRTLIINDLDGLRDAALFSPSYLQLYRLG, from the coding sequence ATGCCGTTGTCGACGTCCGATCGCAGTCTGGTAGAGCCGGTCTTCCGCCGGTTGAATGTGCTGAGGCCGTTGTCGGCGGAAGCGCGTGGGTTGCTCGAATATGCGATGGTCGAGGGTCTCCAGCGCGCTGGGCCGGGTGAAGACCTGATCTCGGAGGGCGATCCCGTCAACAGCGTCCGCGTGGTGCTGTCGGGCTGGCTCTGCCGCTACAAGACGCTGGAAGACGGCCGGCGCCAGATCGTCAATTTCATCTTTCCTGGCGAAACCTGTGACGCTCACGCCTTCCTGCTTTCGGTGATGGACCATTCCATCGCCACGCTGACGCCCGCGGTTTACGCCGAGATCACGCGTGCGCGGTTCGAGCGTCTGACGTGGGAGGATCGTGCGCTTGCGGAGGCATTTTGGTGCGAGACGCTCGTCAACAACGCGATCCAGCGAGAGTGGGCGATCAATCTTGGCCGCCGCGTGGCGTTGGAGCGCGTTGCGCATCTGTTTTGTGAAATTTTCGAGCGACTTCGCCCCGTCGGGATGACCGATGGTCGTTCTTGTAACATGCCCATCACGCAGATGGACATGGCTGATGCCACCGGCTTGTCGGTGGTCCATCTCAACCGCACCGTGCAGGAGCTGAGAGCGTCCGGCTTGATCGTGTTGCGCGATCGTACGCTGATCATTAACGATCTCGACGGCCTTAGGGACGCGGCCCTGTTCTCTCCGAGCTATCTGCAGCTCTACCGACTTGGTTGA
- a CDS encoding response regulator, whose amino-acid sequence MSSSFPPSRHPAPLAGCRVLVVEDEYFLAEDIGKALRTLGAEIAGPVGHIEDAVEVLHNGGILDGAVLDVNIRAEPIFPIARELRARHVPFVFTTGYDRISIEAEFRDVPLWEKPIDIVAMAQSLASLVGGRPA is encoded by the coding sequence ATGTCCAGTTCGTTCCCGCCGTCTCGTCACCCCGCGCCGCTGGCGGGTTGCCGCGTCCTCGTAGTCGAGGACGAGTATTTTCTCGCCGAGGATATCGGCAAGGCGCTGCGAACGCTCGGCGCGGAAATCGCGGGTCCGGTCGGTCATATCGAGGATGCGGTAGAAGTGCTGCACAATGGCGGTATTCTCGACGGTGCGGTGCTCGACGTAAATATTCGGGCTGAGCCAATTTTCCCGATCGCTCGCGAGCTTAGGGCGCGCCACGTGCCCTTTGTGTTCACCACTGGCTACGACAGGATCAGCATCGAGGCGGAGTTCCGAGACGTGCCGCTGTGGGAGAAGCCGATCGACATCGTGGCAATGGCGCAAAGCCTGGCGAGCCTTGTCGGCGGCCGACCGGCATGA
- a CDS encoding SDR family NAD(P)-dependent oxidoreductase, which translates to MATNQLAVVTGASTGIGLELARCCAQAGFNLVIAADEPQIERVAVDLRRIGVSVEPVEADLATTEGVDKLCAAVGDRPVAALLANAGIGLGKAFLDQDFQRIKHLVDTNITGTLYLIHRAGNEMLRRNAGRILITGSIAGFTPGSFQAVYNASKAFLDSFSFALREELRDSGVTVTCLMPGATETEFFRRADMMDTKVGTEPKDGAYDVAKAGFDAMMRGEADIVTGLKNKIQTTVANVTPNEMLAKQHRKKAEPGTART; encoded by the coding sequence ATGGCCACCAATCAACTCGCCGTCGTCACCGGGGCCTCCACCGGTATCGGCCTGGAACTCGCCAGGTGCTGCGCCCAGGCAGGTTTCAATCTCGTCATCGCGGCCGACGAGCCTCAGATCGAGAGAGTGGCCGTCGATCTGCGCCGGATCGGCGTCAGTGTGGAGCCGGTCGAGGCGGATCTGGCCACCACCGAGGGCGTTGACAAGCTCTGTGCTGCGGTCGGTGACCGGCCGGTCGCCGCGCTGCTCGCCAATGCCGGCATCGGCCTCGGCAAGGCCTTCCTCGATCAGGATTTCCAGCGCATCAAGCACCTCGTCGACACCAACATCACCGGCACGCTTTATCTGATCCACCGCGCCGGCAACGAGATGCTCCGCCGCAATGCGGGTCGCATCCTGATCACGGGCTCGATCGCCGGCTTCACCCCGGGCAGTTTTCAGGCGGTCTACAACGCTTCCAAAGCGTTCCTGGATTCATTCTCCTTCGCGCTGCGCGAGGAGCTGCGCGACAGCGGCGTCACCGTCACCTGCCTGATGCCGGGCGCCACCGAGACCGAATTCTTCCGCCGCGCCGACATGATGGACACCAAGGTCGGCACCGAGCCGAAGGACGGCGCGTATGACGTCGCCAAGGCCGGCTTCGATGCCATGATGCGGGGGGAGGCCGACATCGTCACCGGGTTGAAGAACAAGATCCAGACCACGGTCGCGAACGTCACGCCGAACGAGATGCTGGCCAAGCAGCATCGCAAGAAGGCCGAACCGGGCACGGCGAGAACCTAA